In Tachypleus tridentatus isolate NWPU-2018 chromosome 7, ASM421037v1, whole genome shotgun sequence, a genomic segment contains:
- the LOC143256649 gene encoding LOW QUALITY PROTEIN: protein FAM43A-like (The sequence of the model RefSeq protein was modified relative to this genomic sequence to represent the inferred CDS: inserted 1 base in 1 codon), producing MAVSTKSFNPSNVKRKLKFWNKKSLSITEYDPTYKVIYLGNVVTPWAKGENCVDKPLSTLWKNYCSNVKQEINMKVTVCNSGIKAVTKEHGLTEYWANRITFCTHSLHYPRVFCWVYRHEGRRMKQELRCHAVLCTKDEKAQTMAVQLNQKLAATLQEFRREKLSRXKARLSLANSVVEHPSLPRRKQLLITGTVNFRPPMERSRSAPKLTSIDEIEEELEEEGDEFEDLMSGSLVSEQESTSDIVPDDIDSLSDQYLVMGRESDSLDSDSVEEVPNPRSLKPLNSIDEETDNISDESGYSEEKEYVSRL from the exons atggcCGTGTCGACCAAGTCTTTTAATCCTTCTAATGTAAAACGAAAACTCAAGTTCTGGAACAAGAAATCATTATCGATAACTGAGTACGACCCTACGTACAAAGTGATCTACCTAGGAAACGTCGTAACGCCATGGGCAAAGGGAGAAAACTGCGTAGACAAACCGCTGTCTACTTTGTGGAAAAATTACTGTTCAAATGTTAAACAAGAAATCAATATGAAAGTTACGGTGTGTAACTCGGGTATCAAAGCGGTAACAAAAGAACACGGGCTTACAGAGTACTGGGCCAACAGAATAACGTTCTGTACTCACAGTCTTCATTATCCACGGGTATTTTGCTGGGTGTATCGGCACGAGGGTCGGCGGATGAAACAAGAACTGCGGTGTCACGCGGTTCTGTGTACGAAAGACGAGAAGGCACAAACGATGGCAGTTCAGTTAAACCAAAAACTCGCCGCGACGCTTCAAGAGTTTCGCCGAGAAAAGCTCAGTC CAAAGGCGCGACTGTCTCTGGCAAACTCAGTTGTTGAGCATCCAAGTCTTCCTCGGAGGAAACAGCTACTGATTACTGGGACAGTAAACTTTAGGCCTCCGATGGAACGTTCAAGGAGCGCCCCCAAATTAACATCAATTGATGAGATTGAAGAGGAGCTGGAAGAAGAGGGAGATGAATTCGAGGACTTGATGAGCGGTTCGCTGGTTTCAGAACAGGAGTCAACGTCTGACATCGTACCAGATGACATTGACTCTCTCTCAGACCAGTACCTGGTCATGGGCAGAGAGAGCGATTCGCTCGATTCAGATTCAGTGGAAGAGGTTCCCAATCCTCGATCTCTTAAACCGCTGAACTCAATAGATGAAGAAACGGACAATATCTCTGATGAGTCTGGCTACTCAGAAGAGAAGGAATACGTTTCGAGACTGTAG